The Arachis hypogaea cultivar Tifrunner chromosome 16, arahy.Tifrunner.gnm2.J5K5, whole genome shotgun sequence genome contains a region encoding:
- the LOC112758598 gene encoding uncharacterized protein — protein MDTGKYRLYAVRRGRIPGIYTSWKDCKEQVNEFKNAEFKGFRLLRDAQQWLGVVDPPLPPPPLPELHCGVYPPTGLLQQPFPLSTQFNSMQVSPALGKSSQKAFVPCSQTPLGPNIVPETCSNQFVLVEDMEVYLIRVCCQLKLDYPVFNRREFFSGSGELLHGYWVTLLSQQHDINWIVEGGFSPDEGNARQDASFKMLGKVLSLVGKEIHDYNYRIVAGLRVRAKELEQQLSKPAYQRIRNLEQANQKLKSDLQKFNELFET, from the exons ATGGACACTGGAAAGTACAGGCTTTATGCTGTTCGGAGGGGGCGAATTCCTGGTATCTATACGTCTTGGAAGGACTGTAAAGAACAAGTTAACGAGTTCAAAAATGCCGAGTTCAAGGGTTTCCGCCTCCTAAGAGACGCCCAACAATGGTTGGGAGTGGTTGATCCACCATTGCCACCACCCCCACTTCCGGAGCTTCATTGTGGAGTTTATCCTCCGACGGGTCTGTTGCAGCAACCGTTTCCTCTATCCACACAGTTCAACAGCATGCAAGTTAGCCCAGCATTGGGAAAGTCATCACAGAAGGCATTCGTTCCTTGTTCTCAAACACCACTAG GACCGAATATTGTTCCGGAAACATGTTCGAATCAATTTGTATTGGTTGAAGACATGGAGGTGTATCTCATTCGTGTGTGTTGCCAGCTGAAGCTTGATTATCCGGTCTTTAACAGGCGAGAGTTTTTTTCCGGCAGCGGAGAGTTACTTCATGGCTATTGGGTGACACTGCTATCCCAACAACACGACATTAACTGGATCGTTGAGGGTGGGTTCTCACCGGATGAGGGGAACGCAAGGCAAGATGCGTCGTTCAAAATGTTGGGGAAGGTGTTATCTTTGGTCGGGAAGGAAATCCACGACTACAACTATAGGATCGTGGCAGGCTTGAGAGTTCGGGCTAAGGAATtggaacagcagttatcaaaaccaGCATACCAGCGAATCCGGAATCTCGAACAGGCGAATCAAAAGCTTAAGTCTGATCTTCAGAAGTTTAACGAGTTATTCGAGACTTGA
- the LOC112758921 gene encoding uncharacterized protein, producing the protein MQVGPALGESSQMALIPCSQTPLGPNIVPETCSNKFVLVEDMEVYLIRVCCQLKLDYPVFNRQEFFFDSGELLHGYWVTLQSQQRDINWIVEGRFSPDEGNARQDASFKMLGKVLSLVGKEIHNYNYRIVVGLRVRVEELEQQLSKPAYQRIRGLEQENQKLKSDLKKFNELFET; encoded by the exons ATGCAAGTTGGCCCAGCATTGGGAGAGTCATCACAGATGGCATTGATTCCTTGTTCTCAGACACCACTAG GACCAAATATTGTTCCGGAAACATGTTCGAATAAGTTTGTATTGGTTGAAGACATGGAGGTGTATCTCATTCGTGTGTGTTGTCAGCTGAAACTTGATTATCCGGTCTTTAACAGGCAAGAGTTTTTTTTCGACAGTGGAGAGTTGCTTCATGGCTATTGGGTGACACTACAATCCCAACAACGCGACATTAACTGGATCGTTGAGGGTAGGTTTTCACCGGATGAGGGAAACGCAAGGCAGGATGCGTCGTTCAAAATGTTGGGGAAGGTGTTATCTTTGGTAGGGAAGGAAATCCACAACTACAACTACAGGATCGTGGTAGGCTTGAGAGTTCGGGTTGAGGAACtggaacagcagttatcaaaaccaGCATACCAGCGAATCCGGGGTCTCGAACAGGAGAATCAAAAGCTTAAGTCTGATCTTAAGAAGTTTAACGAGTTATTCGAGACTTGA